In the Gammaproteobacteria bacterium genome, one interval contains:
- the murC gene encoding UDP-N-acetylmuramate--L-alanine ligase, which translates to MTVSSKHFMRRIRNIHFVGIGGAGMSGIAEVFHNLNYHISGSDIAENAMVRHLRDLGIDITIGHSRENVADAHVVVVSTAIDDDNPEIEAAREMRVPIVRRAEMLAELMRFRRGIAVAGTHGKTTTTSLVASVLASGDIDPTYVIGGKLISSGSHARLGLSDYLVAEADESDASFLYLQPMMAVVTNIDNDHLSAYEGDFERLKQAFIEFLHHLPFYGLAVLCLDDDVVREIMGEVARPVLTYGESEDADVRITDIVARGARTCFKLRLPDQTKALDIELNLTGKHNVLNATAAISIAWELGVSSAAIVQALAVFSGIGRRCQISENLQVAGGNIMHIDDYGHHPNEIAATLGGIREAWPDKRLAVLFQPHRYTRTRDLFEDFSQVLADVDQLILLEVYPAGEAYIKDADGRALARSIRARGKVDPVFVEDLDDLDEVVDKVLEDGDIFLTLGAGSIGAWAAEFLAQHRSAGQEQ; encoded by the coding sequence ATGACTGTCAGCTCAAAGCACTTCATGCGGCGCATTCGCAATATCCATTTCGTTGGCATCGGTGGCGCCGGGATGAGCGGTATCGCCGAAGTATTCCACAACCTGAACTACCATATCAGCGGCTCGGATATAGCCGAAAACGCGATGGTCAGGCACTTGCGTGACCTCGGTATCGATATCACCATCGGGCACAGTCGAGAAAACGTCGCTGATGCCCACGTGGTCGTGGTCTCGACCGCAATCGACGACGATAATCCGGAAATCGAGGCGGCGCGGGAAATGCGCGTCCCGATCGTCAGACGCGCAGAGATGCTGGCCGAGTTGATGCGCTTTCGGCGGGGAATTGCGGTAGCGGGCACCCACGGCAAAACCACTACCACCAGCCTCGTCGCGAGTGTGCTCGCGAGTGGCGATATTGACCCGACTTACGTGATTGGTGGCAAGTTGATCAGTTCCGGGAGTCATGCCCGGCTCGGTCTCAGCGACTACCTGGTCGCCGAAGCGGATGAGAGCGATGCTTCATTTCTCTACCTGCAGCCAATGATGGCAGTTGTCACCAATATCGACAATGACCATCTTTCCGCCTACGAAGGTGACTTCGAGCGGCTCAAACAGGCATTTATCGAGTTTCTGCACCACCTACCATTTTACGGGCTCGCGGTGCTGTGCCTTGATGATGACGTGGTGCGAGAAATAATGGGTGAAGTGGCACGTCCGGTACTGACCTATGGTGAATCGGAAGACGCCGATGTGCGGATTACCGATATCGTCGCCAGGGGCGCCAGAACCTGCTTCAAGCTCAGGCTTCCCGACCAGACGAAAGCGCTCGATATCGAGCTTAATCTGACAGGCAAACATAATGTGCTCAATGCCACCGCGGCGATCAGCATTGCGTGGGAGCTGGGTGTTTCATCGGCCGCGATTGTTCAGGCTCTGGCTGTATTTTCCGGCATTGGTCGACGCTGCCAGATCAGTGAAAACCTGCAGGTTGCGGGCGGCAATATCATGCACATAGATGATTACGGGCATCATCCCAATGAAATCGCGGCCACCCTGGGCGGCATCCGCGAAGCCTGGCCAGACAAAAGGCTGGCAGTGCTGTTTCAACCGCATCGCTACACGCGTACGCGTGACCTGTTCGAGGACTTTAGCCAGGTATTGGCCGACGTCGATCAATTAATTTTACTCGAGGTATATCCCGCGGGTGAGGCCTATATCAAGGATGCCGACGGACGTGCGCTGGCACGCTCGATTCGGGCGCGCGGCAAGGTTGACCCGGTTTTTGTGGAAGATCTGGATGATCTCGACGAAGTAGTCGATAAGGTTTTGGAGGACGGCGATATATTCCTGACACTGGGCGCCGGGAGCATCGGCGCCTGGGCGGCCGAGTTCCTGGCGCAGCATCGATCAGCAGGGCAGGAGCAATGA
- the murB gene encoding UDP-N-acetylmuramate dehydrogenase produces MNVASDRSINGSLMFDEPMSRHTSWRLGGPADQYYIPADLTDLQYFLAQLEPEIEILWVGLGSNLLVRDGGFRGVVIAPLNSLREIHLDPDGLLYVESGISCAKMAKFCQKQGLDGADFFAGIPGTVGGALAMNAGAFGGETWAAVEQVIMIDRAGSLIERSPADFEIDYRHVGLPRQEWFAAARFRLPARAAGESSNIRELLKQRNATQPIGQPSCGSVFKNPPGKYAAQLIEAAGLKGHCLGTACVSDKHANFIISASNTTASDVEALIAHIRETIAVQFNVDLETEVRIVGDTL; encoded by the coding sequence ATGAACGTGGCCAGTGATCGTTCTATCAACGGAAGCCTGATGTTTGACGAACCCATGTCTAGACATACCAGTTGGCGCCTGGGCGGACCCGCTGATCAATATTACATTCCGGCCGATCTGACCGATCTGCAGTATTTCCTCGCGCAACTGGAGCCGGAGATCGAAATTCTTTGGGTTGGTCTCGGCAGTAACCTGCTGGTGCGTGATGGTGGTTTTCGCGGCGTGGTCATCGCGCCGCTTAATTCACTGCGAGAAATTCACCTGGATCCAGATGGGCTGCTCTACGTCGAGAGTGGAATCAGCTGCGCCAAGATGGCCAAGTTTTGTCAGAAGCAGGGACTTGATGGCGCTGATTTCTTTGCCGGAATTCCGGGCACGGTCGGCGGTGCCTTAGCGATGAACGCGGGTGCTTTCGGTGGTGAAACCTGGGCCGCGGTGGAGCAGGTGATCATGATCGATCGGGCGGGAAGCCTGATCGAGCGAAGTCCTGCCGATTTCGAGATCGACTATCGTCACGTGGGCTTGCCGCGTCAGGAATGGTTCGCTGCGGCACGGTTCCGCCTGCCGGCGCGCGCTGCGGGTGAATCGTCAAACATCCGTGAGCTGTTAAAGCAGCGTAACGCCACGCAACCGATCGGCCAGCCATCATGCGGATCGGTTTTCAAGAATCCCCCGGGAAAGTATGCCGCGCAGCTAATCGAGGCGGCGGGTCTCAAAGGTCACTGTCTGGGTACGGCCTGCGTGTCGGACAAGCATGCCAATTTTATCATCAGTGCCAGTAACACTACCGCCAGCGATGTAGAGGCCTTGATCGCCCATATCCGCGAAACGATTGCCGTGCAGTTTAACGTCGACCTCGAGACCGAGGTTCGCATCGTAGGAGATACGCTGTGA
- a CDS encoding D-alanine--D-alanine ligase — MVLSKPAPDSVTKCGRVAVLMGGQSAEREVSLNSGNAVYEALLAAGVDAVPVDLQAHAFHQLADLKADRVFNVLHGRGGEDGTIQAVLEFLGIPYTGSGVCSSALTMDKVLTKKVMRCSGIPTPDFFELDSETDCEQLLRDFGLPVFIKPILEGSSIGMTPVHQESELFPAWKNARRYGDVFAERFIDGTEYTAGFVGDTILPLIKLDTPHEFYDYDAKYLADDTVYTCPCDLDDASVTAINEIVLETIRVTGVRDWGRVDLILDQQQQPWVIEVNTVPGMTDHSLVPMAGRAAGLEMPDLVVKILETTLAGGKRNG; from the coding sequence ATGGTGTTGTCAAAGCCGGCCCCGGATAGCGTCACAAAATGTGGCAGGGTTGCGGTCCTGATGGGCGGGCAATCCGCCGAGCGTGAAGTTTCGCTTAATAGCGGCAACGCCGTTTACGAGGCGTTACTTGCCGCCGGCGTCGATGCAGTTCCAGTTGATTTACAGGCGCATGCTTTCCATCAGCTTGCCGATTTGAAAGCCGATCGCGTCTTTAATGTATTGCATGGCCGTGGTGGTGAGGATGGCACTATTCAAGCTGTACTTGAATTCCTTGGCATTCCCTATACCGGTAGCGGCGTATGCTCATCGGCCTTGACGATGGACAAGGTTCTGACCAAGAAAGTCATGCGTTGCAGCGGGATCCCCACGCCTGATTTTTTTGAACTGGACAGCGAAACAGATTGTGAACAGCTGCTGCGTGATTTCGGGTTGCCGGTGTTTATCAAACCGATACTGGAGGGTTCAAGTATCGGCATGACGCCAGTGCACCAGGAAAGCGAGCTATTTCCGGCGTGGAAGAACGCGCGTCGCTACGGTGATGTTTTCGCCGAGCGTTTCATCGATGGTACCGAATACACGGCAGGGTTTGTCGGCGACACAATTCTGCCGTTGATTAAACTGGACACACCCCACGAATTTTACGATTACGATGCCAAGTACCTGGCCGATGACACTGTTTATACCTGCCCCTGCGATCTTGACGACGCAAGCGTCACGGCAATAAACGAAATCGTGCTCGAAACAATTCGTGTTACCGGTGTGAGGGACTGGGGCAGGGTGGACTTGATACTGGATCAACAGCAACAACCCTGGGTGATCGAGGTTAATACGGTGCCCGGGATGACGGATCATAGCCTGGTTCCAATGGCGGGCCGTGCCGCTGGACTGGAAATGCCCGACCTGGTTGTAAAAATTCTTGAAACAACACTGGCGGGAGGTAAACGCAATGGCTAA
- a CDS encoding FtsQ-type POTRA domain-containing protein: MAKSRRQIKQAQRNTPASTSPSFQWRKSYNWIFLLLPLMLAVVYLIQVEEPLPIRTIQLSGTFENLDQQAVEMALQPYLGQGFFSLDIHHVKQTLHDRSWIESVSVRRIWPDKLRVNVKEKVPVARWDGQHLLSDSASVYRADTAAFSHLPVVHATNHPPAWVLKQFYHLEARFHSVDERLIALQVDSRGALDVELINGLEIKLGRRDIDHKIDRLVVIYPQQILPRREQIQRLDLRYSNGFAVAWKKEALQGSDKASIWSNGNV, translated from the coding sequence ATGGCTAAGTCCCGCAGGCAGATCAAGCAGGCACAACGCAACACGCCGGCATCGACGTCACCATCTTTCCAGTGGCGCAAATCTTACAACTGGATATTTCTGTTGCTGCCGTTGATGCTGGCGGTTGTCTATCTCATCCAGGTGGAAGAGCCGCTGCCGATACGCACGATTCAGCTTTCCGGGACATTTGAAAACCTGGATCAGCAGGCGGTCGAGATGGCGCTGCAACCCTATCTTGGTCAGGGATTCTTTTCCCTCGACATTCACCATGTCAAGCAAACTCTGCACGACAGATCATGGATTGAATCGGTCTCGGTACGCAGGATCTGGCCCGATAAGCTCAGGGTCAATGTCAAGGAAAAGGTACCGGTGGCACGTTGGGATGGGCAGCACCTGCTGAGTGATTCGGCCAGCGTTTATCGCGCGGATACCGCTGCGTTCAGCCATCTGCCTGTGGTGCATGCAACCAACCATCCGCCGGCCTGGGTATTGAAGCAGTTTTACCACCTGGAGGCCCGCTTCCACAGCGTAGACGAGCGACTGATCGCGTTACAGGTCGATAGCCGCGGAGCGCTCGACGTCGAATTGATCAATGGATTGGAAATCAAGCTGGGCAGGAGAGATATCGATCACAAGATCGACCGTCTGGTAGTTATTTACCCGCAGCAGATTCTGCCCCGACGTGAGCAGATCCAGCGTCTGGATTTACGCTACAGCAATGGTTTTGCTGTGGCCTGGAAAAAAGAAGCCCTGCAGGGCAGCGACAAAGCATCAATCTGGAGTAATGGTAATGTCTAA
- the ftsA gene encoding cell division protein FtsA has translation MSKKASGNLIVGLDIGTSKVVAIVGEVTVEGDIDIIGIGTQPSRGLKKGVVVNIESTVQTIQRAVEEAELMAGCQIRSVYAGIAGSHIRSINSHGIVAIKEKEVTAADVARVIDAAKAVAIPADQKILHVLPQEFVIDNSEGIRDPISMSGVRLEAKVHLVTGAVSAAQNIIKCVRRCGLEVDDVILEQLASASSVLTDDEKELGVCLVDIGGGTTDIAVFSDGAIRHTAVIPIAGDQVTNDIAVALRTPTQYANDLKVKYACALRQLASDNETIEVPSVGDREPRLLARQTLAEVVEPRYEELLSLVQAELRRSGLEEICAAGVVLTGGSSKMEGAIELAEEIFHMPVRLGYPQYVSGLVDVVRNPIHATGVGLLLFGNRQQSGLSGFQLDDRNEAGVLARMKSWFQGNF, from the coding sequence ATGTCTAAGAAGGCATCGGGAAACCTGATCGTAGGGCTTGATATCGGGACCTCTAAAGTGGTTGCGATAGTTGGCGAAGTCACGGTCGAGGGCGATATCGATATTATCGGTATCGGCACCCAACCCTCGCGGGGTTTGAAGAAAGGTGTCGTGGTCAACATCGAATCGACCGTGCAAACCATCCAACGCGCGGTGGAAGAAGCGGAACTGATGGCGGGTTGCCAGATTCGCTCGGTTTACGCGGGTATTGCCGGCAGCCATATTCGCAGTATCAACTCGCATGGCATCGTCGCAATCAAGGAAAAGGAAGTGACCGCGGCAGACGTGGCTCGCGTTATCGATGCCGCCAAGGCAGTTGCAATTCCGGCTGATCAGAAAATATTACATGTATTGCCCCAGGAGTTTGTCATCGATAACTCTGAAGGCATTCGTGATCCCATCAGCATGTCCGGAGTTCGGCTCGAAGCCAAGGTGCACCTGGTGACCGGTGCGGTCAGTGCCGCGCAAAATATTATCAAGTGTGTGCGTCGTTGTGGTCTCGAGGTCGATGATGTGATTCTGGAACAACTGGCTTCTGCGAGTTCGGTATTGACTGATGATGAGAAGGAACTCGGTGTCTGCCTGGTCGATATCGGTGGCGGTACGACCGACATAGCGGTGTTTTCCGATGGCGCAATTCGTCATACCGCTGTCATACCGATCGCCGGTGACCAGGTCACCAACGATATCGCGGTCGCGTTGCGCACACCCACGCAGTATGCAAACGATCTCAAGGTCAAGTATGCCTGCGCGCTGCGTCAGTTGGCATCGGATAACGAAACCATCGAGGTTCCCAGTGTCGGCGATCGCGAACCTCGACTCCTGGCCCGGCAAACGCTGGCCGAGGTCGTGGAACCACGCTACGAGGAATTATTAAGCCTGGTGCAGGCGGAATTACGCCGTAGTGGGCTTGAGGAGATTTGTGCCGCCGGGGTCGTGTTGACCGGGGGCAGTTCGAAAATGGAAGGCGCAATTGAACTGGCGGAAGAGATTTTCCATATGCCGGTTCGGCTGGGCTATCCACAGTATGTATCGGGATTGGTCGATGTTGTGCGCAACCCGATTCATGCTACGGGTGTTGGATTGCTGTTGTTTGGAAACAGACAGCAATCCGGCTTGTCCGGTTTCCAACTGGACGATCGTAATGAAGCCGGTGTTTTGGCGAGAATGAAGAGCTGGTTTCAGGGTAATTTTTAA
- the ftsZ gene encoding cell division protein FtsZ, whose product MFELMDSHSKDPIIKVIGVGGGGGNAVQHMVSSGIEGVEYMCVNTDVQALKKMDVRTTMQIGSSITKGLGAGADPGIGRQAALEDRERIQEVIEGSNMLFVTAGMGGGTGTGAAPVIAQIAKEMGILTVAVVTKPFGFERTKRMSQAEVGIKELSNVVDSLITIPNDKLMPVLGKQTSLLEVFEKANDVLRGAVQGIAELITCPGLINVDFADVRTVMSEMGMAMMGTGSATGDNRAKEAAMAAISSPLLEDINISGAQGILVNVTAGLDMAIGELDDVGTAITELASIDANVVVGTVIDSNMKDGELRVTMVATGLGADKILADVPVAAVQPERNGEVDYKKLERPTAIRKKIVGDSVELPEDKESMDYLDIPAFLRRQAD is encoded by the coding sequence ATGTTTGAACTGATGGATTCACACTCCAAAGATCCGATTATCAAGGTCATTGGTGTCGGTGGAGGTGGCGGTAACGCCGTCCAGCACATGGTTTCGTCGGGTATTGAAGGCGTCGAATACATGTGCGTCAACACCGATGTACAGGCGCTCAAAAAGATGGATGTGCGAACAACCATGCAAATTGGGTCCAGTATTACCAAGGGACTCGGCGCCGGCGCCGATCCCGGTATCGGCAGACAGGCCGCGCTCGAAGATCGTGAGCGCATCCAGGAAGTGATCGAGGGCTCCAATATGCTCTTTGTTACGGCGGGTATGGGTGGTGGCACCGGCACCGGGGCGGCGCCGGTAATCGCGCAGATCGCCAAGGAAATGGGGATTCTGACGGTTGCCGTGGTCACCAAACCGTTCGGCTTTGAGCGTACCAAGCGGATGTCGCAGGCTGAGGTCGGTATCAAGGAACTTTCCAATGTGGTTGATTCGTTGATTACCATCCCGAACGACAAGCTCATGCCCGTACTGGGTAAACAAACATCGTTGCTGGAAGTATTTGAAAAGGCAAACGATGTATTGCGCGGCGCGGTGCAGGGCATTGCCGAGTTGATCACCTGTCCGGGTTTGATCAACGTCGATTTTGCCGACGTGCGCACGGTCATGTCGGAAATGGGAATGGCGATGATGGGTACCGGATCGGCCACGGGTGATAATCGCGCCAAGGAGGCGGCGATGGCAGCCATCTCGTCTCCGTTGCTCGAGGATATCAATATCTCGGGTGCCCAGGGCATTCTCGTTAATGTCACTGCCGGCCTGGACATGGCCATAGGAGAACTCGATGATGTTGGTACGGCCATAACCGAACTGGCATCGATTGATGCCAACGTCGTGGTTGGAACCGTTATCGATTCGAACATGAAGGATGGCGAGTTGCGAGTCACCATGGTCGCTACCGGTTTGGGTGCCGACAAGATTCTTGCTGATGTACCGGTCGCCGCGGTCCAGCCCGAGCGTAATGGCGAGGTCGATTACAAGAAGCTCGAACGACCTACTGCTATTCGCAAGAAAATTGTTGGTGATAGTGTTGAACTGCCCGAGGACAAAGAGAGCATGGACTACCTCGATATTCCTGCATTTCTGCGTCGCCAGGCGGATTGA
- a CDS encoding YrbL family protein produces the protein MLLSRRARGTDDTISLPASLLVADGFYFKCFQHPTAAHYCIKVMLPQHHPARFRRCVRYFKALHRRGIYLDHIAAFHGLINTSLGKGAIFEMVLDDDGRVSKSLDHYLALNDKRFNAWVIREIESLKQSLHNYWIASYDLNPTNVLVKRLGFDEFRLVVVGGIGDNQLFPLASYSRIYARKKLASAWNPGYQQWYAEYPSVLRRLKPYLVV, from the coding sequence ATGCTCCTTTCCAGGCGCGCTCGCGGGACGGACGATACGATTTCCTTGCCTGCGTCGTTGCTCGTGGCCGATGGCTTTTATTTCAAGTGTTTTCAGCATCCGACTGCAGCGCACTACTGCATCAAGGTTATGCTTCCGCAACATCACCCGGCTCGTTTCCGGCGCTGCGTAAGGTACTTTAAAGCCCTGCATCGACGTGGTATTTACCTTGATCATATCGCCGCATTTCATGGTCTGATTAATACCAGCCTGGGCAAGGGTGCAATCTTTGAAATGGTGCTCGATGATGACGGGCGGGTGTCTAAATCGCTCGACCATTATCTTGCGCTCAATGACAAACGATTTAACGCCTGGGTAATCCGGGAGATAGAATCGTTGAAACAGTCTCTCCATAACTACTGGATTGCAAGCTACGATTTAAACCCGACTAATGTTCTGGTCAAGCGCCTCGGTTTTGACGAATTTCGCCTGGTCGTAGTGGGTGGTATCGGCGATAACCAGCTATTTCCGCTGGCCAGCTATAGCCGTATATACGCGCGTAAAAAACTGGCCAGCGCCTGGAACCCCGGCTATCAGCAATGGTATGCCGAATATCCGTCGGTGCTAAGAAGGCTAAAACCCTATCTGGTTGTATAA
- a CDS encoding DoxX family protein — protein sequence MGFIEKLSAPILSIHDLLSKLQSPFLLFIRLYVAWVFLKSGMHKIGDWETTLVLFEYEYQVPLLNFELAAYLATIGELVFPVFLIIGLGTRFTAIAVSFINIIAVVSYYATLAKGAGLVWHYLWGSMLLTSVLYGGGFFSIDHWLKSRLGEE from the coding sequence ATGGGGTTCATTGAAAAGTTAAGTGCGCCGATTTTGTCGATTCACGATTTACTGTCGAAGCTGCAGTCGCCATTCCTGTTATTTATCAGGCTTTACGTCGCCTGGGTATTCCTGAAGTCCGGCATGCACAAGATTGGAGACTGGGAAACCACACTGGTACTGTTCGAGTACGAATACCAGGTACCACTGCTAAACTTTGAACTAGCAGCTTACCTCGCGACCATCGGTGAACTCGTGTTCCCGGTATTTTTAATCATAGGATTGGGCACTCGCTTTACCGCGATTGCTGTCTCGTTCATTAATATCATCGCGGTGGTTTCTTACTATGCAACCCTGGCCAAGGGGGCCGGCCTCGTGTGGCATTACCTCTGGGGCTCAATGCTGCTGACCAGTGTTCTCTACGGTGGTGGATTTTTCTCGATCGACCATTGGCTCAAATCACGGCTTGGCGAGGAATAG
- a CDS encoding valine--tRNA ligase: MEKTYDPHSIEEAWYQRWEDQGYFAAHGDGDPYCIVIPPPNVTGSLHMGHAFQDTIMDTLIRYHRMKGDNTLWQPGTDHAGIATQMVVERQLGHEGKTRHDLGRDAFTERVWKWKAESGGTITRQLRRMGASPDWSRERFTMDDGLSAAVQEVFIKLYEEDLIYRGKRLVNWDPVLHTAISDLEVINEEEKGFLYHVRYPLVDGPVNGITHLEIATTRPETILADGALAVNPSDKRYRDFIGKQVQVPRTPRVIPIITDDYVDPEFGTGCVKITPAHDFNDYEVGQRHEMEVINLFTIDAIMNENAPPAYQGMDRFEAREQIVKDLDAEGLLVKAEEHVYKRPYGDRSGVVIEPYLTDQWFVRAEPLAEPSIEAVKDGRIRFIPENWSKTYYNWMEEIQDWCISRQIWWGHRIPAWYDNYGNVYVASDIDAVRKKYGLAEDIELTQDEDVLDTWFSSALWPFSTLGWPERNDPALKTFYPTSVLVTGFDIIFFWVARMIMFGLKFMDDVPFREVYIHGLVRDADGNKMSKSKGNVLDPLDLIDGIPLDDLVTKRTTGLMQPEMAPKIEAATRRHFPEGIPAYGTDALRFTFTALATTGRDIRFDLGRIEGYRNFCNKLWNATRYVLQNTEGEDCTAGSPTLADRWIIARLQQVSADVATRIDGYRFDLVARDLYEFVWNDYCDWYIELSKPVLYGDDYPVVAKKAARHTLVTVLEAILRLLHPVMPYITEELWQRVAPLAWIEGDTIMRRRYPETDSALIDMAALAELEWVKTFVMGVRQIRSEMDIKPGKLLPVICRNGDERDRECIENNRSLLLSLAKLESIAWLEQNAPAPESATSLVGEMQLLIPLAGLIDKDSELQRLQRNIEKLEQDAQRINAKLSNENFLSRAPKDVVDKEKRKLADAESALSSLRTQAEKISAI, from the coding sequence ATGGAAAAAACTTACGATCCCCATTCGATTGAAGAAGCCTGGTACCAGCGCTGGGAGGATCAGGGCTACTTCGCTGCCCATGGAGACGGCGACCCCTACTGCATCGTGATCCCGCCACCGAACGTTACTGGCAGCCTGCATATGGGGCACGCTTTTCAGGACACGATCATGGATACCCTGATTCGTTATCACCGTATGAAAGGTGATAATACCCTGTGGCAGCCGGGCACCGATCATGCCGGGATCGCAACGCAAATGGTCGTTGAGCGACAGCTAGGTCACGAGGGAAAAACCCGGCATGACCTGGGCCGTGACGCGTTCACCGAACGCGTGTGGAAATGGAAAGCGGAATCTGGGGGAACGATTACCCGTCAATTGCGACGCATGGGCGCATCACCCGACTGGTCGCGCGAGCGCTTCACCATGGATGACGGGCTGTCGGCAGCAGTGCAGGAAGTTTTTATCAAACTTTACGAGGAAGACCTGATTTACCGGGGCAAGCGTCTCGTTAACTGGGACCCGGTCCTGCATACTGCAATTTCTGATCTGGAAGTCATCAATGAAGAAGAAAAGGGATTTCTCTACCACGTGCGTTATCCACTCGTCGATGGGCCGGTTAACGGCATCACGCACCTGGAGATAGCCACCACGCGCCCAGAAACGATTCTCGCCGACGGCGCCCTGGCGGTTAATCCATCGGATAAGCGCTACCGGGATTTTATTGGCAAGCAGGTGCAGGTGCCCCGGACGCCTCGCGTAATTCCGATTATTACCGATGATTATGTCGATCCGGAGTTTGGCACCGGCTGCGTCAAGATCACACCAGCACATGATTTTAACGACTACGAAGTTGGCCAGCGCCACGAGATGGAAGTTATCAACCTGTTCACGATCGATGCGATCATGAATGAAAACGCACCACCGGCATACCAGGGTATGGATCGCTTCGAGGCGAGGGAACAAATCGTCAAGGATCTCGACGCCGAGGGATTGCTGGTCAAAGCGGAAGAGCATGTTTACAAACGCCCCTATGGTGATCGTTCCGGTGTCGTCATCGAACCTTACCTGACGGATCAGTGGTTCGTTCGTGCCGAACCGCTGGCAGAACCTTCCATCGAGGCTGTGAAGGATGGCCGGATTCGCTTCATCCCTGAAAACTGGAGCAAGACCTATTACAACTGGATGGAAGAAATCCAGGACTGGTGCATTTCTCGACAGATCTGGTGGGGGCATCGCATTCCCGCATGGTATGACAACTACGGCAACGTTTATGTCGCATCCGATATAGACGCGGTGCGTAAAAAATATGGACTTGCCGAAGATATCGAACTCACCCAGGACGAAGATGTGCTCGATACCTGGTTTTCGTCGGCGCTATGGCCGTTCAGCACGCTCGGTTGGCCCGAACGCAACGATCCAGCCTTAAAAACCTTTTACCCGACCAGCGTGCTGGTCACTGGCTTCGATATTATATTCTTCTGGGTCGCGCGCATGATTATGTTCGGCCTCAAATTCATGGATGACGTGCCCTTCAGGGAGGTCTATATCCACGGATTGGTGCGCGACGCCGATGGTAACAAGATGTCAAAGTCCAAGGGTAATGTTCTCGATCCACTGGACCTGATCGATGGTATTCCGCTCGATGACCTGGTGACCAAGCGCACCACCGGCCTGATGCAGCCGGAGATGGCACCGAAGATCGAGGCCGCGACGCGACGGCATTTCCCGGAAGGCATCCCGGCTTATGGCACCGATGCGTTGCGCTTTACCTTCACCGCACTGGCAACAACCGGGCGCGACATTCGCTTTGACCTCGGGCGCATCGAGGGCTACCGCAACTTCTGCAACAAGCTATGGAATGCAACTCGCTACGTATTGCAAAACACCGAGGGCGAGGACTGTACCGCGGGTAGCCCGACGCTGGCCGATCGCTGGATTATCGCGCGCCTGCAGCAGGTGAGCGCGGACGTGGCCACGCGTATCGACGGTTATCGCTTCGACCTTGTTGCGCGCGATCTGTATGAATTTGTCTGGAACGACTATTGCGACTGGTACATCGAATTATCCAAGCCGGTATTGTATGGTGATGATTACCCCGTAGTAGCCAAAAAAGCGGCCCGGCATACACTGGTAACGGTGCTCGAAGCAATACTGCGACTATTACACCCGGTCATGCCCTACATCACCGAAGAGCTCTGGCAACGCGTCGCACCGCTGGCGTGGATCGAGGGTGATACAATCATGCGCCGCCGCTATCCCGAGACTGATTCTGCACTCATCGATATGGCAGCGCTGGCGGAACTGGAGTGGGTGAAGACCTTTGTCATGGGTGTCAGGCAGATTCGCTCCGAGATGGACATTAAACCGGGCAAGCTACTGCCAGTCATTTGCCGGAACGGTGATGAACGGGATCGTGAATGCATCGAAAACAACCGATCACTTCTGCTGTCTCTGGCAAAGCTGGAATCAATAGCCTGGCTGGAACAGAATGCTCCGGCTCCGGAATCCGCGACTTCGCTGGTGGGTGAAATGCAGTTGTTGATTCCCCTCGCTGGACTCATAGACAAAGATTCCGAACTTCAGCGGTTACAGAGAAATATCGAAAAACTGGAGCAGGATGCGCAACGCATCAACGCGAAGCTCTCGAACGAGAACTTTCTCTCGCGCGCACCGAAAGACGTCGTCGACAAGGAAAAGCGCAAGCTCGCCGACGCAGAGTCGGCGCTCAGCAGCCTGCGCACGCAGGCAGAAAAAATTTCGGCAATCTAA
- a CDS encoding DNA polymerase III subunit chi, with translation MTRIDFYQLNPEGTSYDRVVCQLCQKAYENRQLTLLLTQNQQQSEHLDNRLWTYSDDSFLPHDREETGDLVTPILINDNPDPDGERQLLINLSASVPSYFAQFERVIELVTEENKTQARAHYSYYKERGYPLKHINL, from the coding sequence ATGACGCGAATCGATTTTTACCAGCTGAATCCCGAAGGCACCAGTTATGACCGCGTGGTTTGCCAGTTATGCCAGAAAGCATATGAAAACCGACAGCTTACCCTGCTATTGACACAAAACCAGCAACAGAGCGAGCATCTCGATAACAGGCTCTGGACTTACTCCGATGACAGCTTCTTGCCCCACGACCGGGAGGAAACCGGGGACCTGGTTACGCCTATCCTGATCAATGATAATCCCGACCCCGACGGAGAGCGCCAACTATTAATCAATCTATCAGCATCGGTTCCATCCTATTTTGCGCAATTCGAGCGCGTCATCGAACTGGTCACCGAAGAAAATAAGACCCAGGCGCGTGCACATTACAGTTACTATAAGGAACGCGGTTATCCGCTCAAACACATTAATCTATGA